The nucleotide window CTGGAGGACGCGACAACATCGTTGAACCCGAAGCGGGGAGGCAGAAAACCGCTTCTCCGCTCCTCCCGAATGTCCTGCGCGAAGAAGGGAAGCCACGCGACGGGCACGTTCTGGATGTAGAGGGTCACGGGCCACGCCACGACGATATCGTTGGAGACGACCTTGATCTGCCCGGCGCGGAAATAGTAGTGCGGTTCGTCGAGGTCGCACGAGGTAAAGTTTCCGGTCTCGACGAAGGCGGTGCCGGAGCCCCGCATGGTCATGAGCCCTCGGATAAACCAGTCGGCGCCCTGCTGGGCGAACGAGGTTCGCGCGTCCACGACGGTGCCCTTGGTTGCGGAGACGTCGTAGTTCAAACACTCGTCGGAGATGACGTTTTCCCCTTCCCCGGTGAGAGAGATGTTGCCGCAGCCCCGCACGAACTGCAGACCCGCCTCGTACGTGATCGTGTCCGCATCGATGGCGGACTGCTCGTACATCACCTGTGCCTCTCGATTGAGCTGCACTCGTTGACGGTCGACATCCAGTTCGACCCCGCGCCCCTGGTAGCGGACGACCTGGTAGCCCGGCTCCCCGAGGAGTTGTCCGAAGATGTCGTCCTGCTGCGGGAAGGGCGGATCCGTCGGTTCGGCGTCGAGGGTGTCCGCGGCGGGCGAGTCCGGGAGCGCGGGGACCGCCGCGGCGGCGCTCGAATCGCCGACCGCTACCGAGTCGCCGACCGCAGCGGCGGAGTCGCCGACCGCGGCCGAGTCGGCCTCCGGGATGTCCAGCGTATCCCGTGACGCCGAGTCCTGCCGCAGGGAATCCCGTCCCGCGACGACGACGCTGTCGGTGTCCGCCCGGGCGGTGAACTGCAGGGGACGGGCACCCGCGGGCGCGGCGCGCGCGGTTTCGGTTGCGCCGAGGCCGCCGAGCAGGGCCGCCAGCGCCAAGAGCCGACGCAGCTTCAGGCGGAGCTTCCTTCCTCGGAGGCCTGCTCCGTCTCCTGTCGACGCCGCCGAAGCACCCGGATCATGATCACCGAGATCTCGTACAGAAACATCATCGGCAGCATCATCGCGAGCATCGTGTAGGGGTCAGCGGGCGTGAGGAACGCCGAGACCACGGCCATCACGACGATCGCGTGACGCCGGTACTTGGCGAGCCCTTCGGGCGTCACGATCCCGAGCAGCGACAGGAAGACAAGCACCACCGGCAGCTCGAAGATGAGCCCGAACGCCAGGATCAACCGAACCGCGAAGGTCAGGTACTCGTTGATCATGATGACCGGGTTGAGCTCATCGAAGGTGAAGAAGGTTAGCAGGATCTCGAGCCCGAGCGGCAGGACGAGGAAGTACGCCATCGAGATGCCGGCGATGAAGAGGATGGTGCCCGAGGCGATCGCCGGGATGGCGAACCTGCGCTCGCTCTCGTACAGAGCCGGCGAGAGGAAGCCCCAGGCTTGCCAGGCGAGATAGGGGAAGGCCGCGATGAGCCCCACGATGAAGCCGAGCTTGAGGATGGTGATGAACGGAGTCGTCACGCTGGAATAGTTAAGGGCCTCGCCCGGGAGGAGATCCGCGATCGGCCGCTGGACGATGCCGAGCACGTCCCACTGCATCACGGCCACGAGCCCGATGATCATGCCGACGAGGAGCGCGAGGAGCGCCCGGATCAGACGAGAGCGAAGCTCATCCAGGTGATCCAGGAAGGGCATCTCCGCCTGATCGGTCGCACCTCGGGTCTGTCTCCGCAGCCTCATCGGCCCTCGTCGCCTCCCGCCGAGAACAGTTCGACCTGCCCGGCCGCGCTGTGCCCGGCGCGTCGTAGCAGTTGTCCCAGTTGTCGCACTTCTTCCATGAACTCCGTGGTGTCCTGGAAGTTCCGATATACGCTGGCGAAGCGCACGTACGCGACCTGGTCGAGGGCGCGGAGCCCCTCCATGACGAGTTCTCCCAGCCGCAGGCTCGCGACATCCCGCTGGTCCGCGGCCGCCAGCCGTTGCTCGATCTCATCCACGAGAGACTCGATCTCGCGGTTCGATACGGGTCGCTTCGTGCAGGCTACGCGGACGGACTCGAGGAGCTTCCCGCGATCATAGGTTTCCGAGCCGCCATCCCTCTTCATGACGAGCAGAGGCTCTTCCTCGACCTGCTCGTAGGTCGTGAAGCGTTCGCCGCAGGAGAGACACTCGCGGCGGCGGCGGATGGCCCGGCCGCCGCGACTCGTGCGGGAGTCGACGACCCGCGCCTCCATGTGGTTACAGCCGGGACACTGCACGGTAGCCTGCGGTCACCGCGGGGTCTGCGGCACTAGCACCCCGTGGCAACGAGCGCTTCACCGCTCTCGGCGCTGACGCGGGGTTTTGCCACGGGCTGCTAACCGCCCAGCCTCTCGCGTTCCCGGCGGGCCTCCGGCGCCTCGGGGCTGTTCGGATAGCCGCTTTCGATCTGGGCGAACAACCGCCTCGCCACCGCCGTGTTGCCGCGCCCCGCCTCGATCATCGCCCGGCGAAAGAGCGCCGCGGGAGCCCGGCTCGAATCCGGATAGAGCTCCGTCAGCCGGCGGTACTCCTCGAGAGCGCCACCGGGATCCTCGGCGTCCTCGTACGTGCGCGCCACCCAGTACTGGGCGTCGGGTGCGAACTCGTGGCCGCCGTAGACGGCGAGGAAGTCGCGGAACGCGTCGCGCGCGGTCTCGATGTTGCCGCGCTGGTACATGCCGAGCGCCAGCGCGTAGAACTGGGACGCCTCGTCGGATCCAGAGCCGGACGCGGAGTCCGATTCCGTTGAGGTCGGACCCGCGGCGGGCGGGCCCGCGTCGGCCGATCCGGGGAAACCCGCCCGAGAGGGGGAGCCCAGGCTGCGCTGATTCTCGTAGATGTCGTTGAGCAACTGGTTGTTCTGCGCGGACATCTCGATGATCTGCTCGAAGAGATCCTCGACCCGATCGATGAGCCGTTCGAGTTCGCCTCGTCCCGTCGTCTCGCGGCGCTGGCTCGAACTCTCGATCGACTCCAGGTCCGCCTGCACCGCCTCGGCCAGCCGCCGCTGACCCTCCGCGAGAACGGCGATATCGTCCCGCAGGGCGTCGCCCATCGTCTCGACATCGCCCCGGGACGCGCAGGCGGCGGCCGCAACGCCCAACAGCACGGCGACCGCCGCATGCTTCATCTAGATGTCTCCGTCCGTGATGACGAATTCGCCGCGACGATTCTGCCGCCACGCCGACTCGTTGCTCCCCCGGGCCAGCGGCATCTCCTCCCCGAACGTCACGACATCGAAGCGGTCGGCGTCCAGCCCCAGGCTGGAGAGGTAGTCGACCGCGGCCTGGGCCCTTCTCAGGCCGAGCGCCTGGTTGTACTCGAGGGAACCCCTCTCGTCGCAATGGCCCTCGACCCGGAGGCGGATGCCGGACCGATCCCCGAGCGCGTCCGCCTTGCGCTGCAGAATCGCGGCGGCGGCGTCCGTGATGGCGGACTCGTTGTAGTCGAAGTGAATCCGCGCAACGATCGCCTCTCCGTCCATCGCGCGCTCGATATTCGCGGGCGCGGACTCCGCGCACGTCGTGCCGGGATAGTCGTTTACGGCCCGCTCGAGCAATTCGCGCGCTCGCGTGAAGTCGCCCTCCTCCATGGCCGTCATCGCCTGGTCGCAGAGACGGGCCGCGGCCGCCTCGCGGTCCGCGCTGTCATCCACGACCGGGGGCGGGGGGGGCGGGGGCGGGGGGGGGACCGGCTCCGGCTCCGGGTTGCCGCTACACGCCGTCGCCAGTAGCGCAACGAGAAGAATGGGAGAGAATCGGTGGCTCAGCCGCATCGAGGTCTCCTTGTTTACCAGTTGCGGGACGAAAATTCGGCGAGGACAGGGTGAACGTCGGCGCTGAAAACGCTGACCCGATCCCGGTTTCAACACGGATTCGTAACCTATCAAAGACCCGTCAAGTCGCAACCCGCGAGACGATTCCGGTCATGAGCCCGGTGGGATGGGAGGCGACCAGTCCGGGAGACCGTCGAGCCGTCCCGATGTCAGGGGCCGGGACTTCCCGGTGAAGACATCGAGGATCCAGACGGTCGAGCCCTGCGAGTCGATCGACGAAAAGACGAGATGACGGCCATCGGGGGCCCAACTGGGATCCTCGCTCTCGCCGCGCCGAGTCAGCATGCGCCGGTCGGTGCCGTCCGGGTTCACCGTGAAGATCTGCCAGCGGCGGTCGCTCAGGGCGGAATATGCGATCCGGTCGCCGGTGGGCGACCAGTCCGGGCCCGCCGCGTTGGTGTCCTCCCGCGGGTGGTAGATGCTGATACGGCGGGCCGGGCCACCCGAAACGGCGCGGACGTACACCTGCTGCTCGTTGGCCGGATCGGCCTCGTACGCGAACGACGTCCCATCCGGCGAAAAGCTGGGATTCAGCGACTGCGCCCGGCCTTCGGTCAGCGGCCCGTCGCCCTCGACCACGACGCGCGTCGTTCCGCCGACGCCTTCCGCGTACGCCAGACGTCCGTCCGGCGTCCAGCTCGGCGTCTGGATGAGTCTCCCGGACTTCACCGTTCGGCGGCTGCCAGTGATGAGATTCAACTCCACGAGCGAGAAGTACCCCGTCTCGTCCTGGATCGTATACGCGATGCGGCTGGCGTCCGGCGAAAAGGCGGGCGAATAGACGTTGCGCCCTCCGGGTTCGATCCGCTGGGGGTTCCGGCCATCGCTGTCGATGAGCAACAGGTAGGACGTCCCGTCCCCATCTCTCCGGCGCAGGGCGATCCGGGTCGCGGCGATGCCGCGCTGGCCTCCCGTCGCCCAGAAGACGATCCGGTCCGAGACCCGGTGGACCGACATTCGGAAATCGGCCGCATCCGTGGAGGGCAGACTGAAGGCCTGGACGTTCTCGAGGTTCCCGTGCACGAGGTCGTGCAGGCTGACCCTGAGGAGCGGGGTCTGCGTCCCCGGCGCGACGGAGATGTCCGCGGTGAGGAGCCACACGGCTCCCAGCTGGTTCCAGAGCGCGTAGTTCGGGGGGCCGCTCAGGGTGAGCGTGTCGGGAACCGCGAGAATCTCGAACCGGTCGGAATAGTCGAGGTCCGTGCGGAGGATCTCGCCGACCGCCTGGCCCAGCTCCTCGAATCCGGCGCTCGCGGAGACGGGCGCGACGACCATGCCCGGCACGTAGCGGGCCTCGTAGGTGAGGCCCAGGCGGACCGCGCCGCCCTCCTGGCCGCTCAGCGGCGATGACGTCGCCGACGCGGCCAGCGCCAGCCCCGCAACCGTGACGCGGCGTCCCCGCCCCGCGGCCCGGCGTCCCCGGAATACTCCCGATCTGTCCATTCAGCGTGCGCTCGGGTCGAAGAAGAACGAGACGGCGAGCGCGTCGGCCGGGAAGTCGTCGGGAAGCGGGCCGAAGGCCCGGTCGCGGCCCGCCGATTCCACGGCTCCCATCGCTTGGACATCGAAGACCAGGCTCCCGGATCTGGCCACCCACTCGAAGCCCGTCACCCGTCCGTCCCGGTGGATGATGAAGTAGATCTCGGCCCGAAGCTCGCGCGCCCCGACGGGGGGCCGCCAGCGGCGCTGGATCTGGCGGATGATGTTCTCCTCGTACTCGGGCCAGGCCGAGATCTCGCCGGCGATCCGGATCGTGCGCACCTCCTCGCCGACTTCCTCGGTCCGCGCGGGTTCCGGTTCCGCCTCGCGCTCGATCTGAACCTCGGCCTCCACGGTGGGCGTCTCCACCTGCGGCACCGGGTCGGGCGTCGGCTCGGGCGGAGGCGGCCGGTTCTCCTCTTCCGCGACCTCGGGCGGCGAGGGATCGACGCGGATCGGCGCATCGTCCGGGGCGAACGCGACGAGGTTCACCCGGTACGTCGTGGGCAGTTCAGCCGGGCGGATCACGGCGTCGCCGAACACCGCGAGGACCAGGAGGCCTCCGTGGACGCCCAGCGAGCCGTACACGGCCCGCCTGGGAGGACGCCCGTGGCGCTGCGGCCCTCCGCGCCGCCATGCGCGCCAGCGTCCCCGACCGCCCCCGGCTTCCGCCCCTCCGTACAGCCTCATGGACGGCGACGCCTCGGGTCCGGATCGGTGACGATGTTCAGCACGCCGCCGGCGTCCTGAATCGGACCCATGACCCGCGTCGCCTCCCGCAGGGCGAGGTCGCCATCCGCCTTCAGGTACACCTGGTCCGACTCGAAGCGGTCGAGGGCCAGCCCGAGCGAAGCGTCGAACTCCTCGAACGTCACCGGCACGTCATCGAGGTAGATCTGCCCATCGGCGTCGATCGAGACCACGAGCGCATCGGCGGCGCTGAGAGGCGCGGAGACGCCCTCCGGCAGATCAATCTCGATGCCGCCCTGGAGAATGGGCGCCGTGATCATGAAGATGATGAGGAGGGTGAACGCGACATCGACGAGGCTCGTGACGTTGATCTCCGCCACGACGCCGATCCCGTCGGCCTGCTGTGTAAAGCGCCTTTTCATCCCGCGTTCCTCATCTTCCGGCCGCCGGAGTCCCGGCTCACAGGCGCCCCTCGCGCGCGAGCGTCCCCACGAATTCGCTCGCGAATCCTTCCAGTTCTCCCACGAAGAGACGCAGGCGGGAGGCATAGTGGTTGTACGCGATGACGGCGGGAATCGCGACCGCAAGCCCCGCGACCGTGGTCGTGAGCGCTTCCGCGATACCCGGCGCGACCGCCGCGATGTTGGCGGACCCCTGCGATGTGATCCCGATGAACGAGTTCATCACGCCCACGACGGTCCCCATGAGGCCGAGGAGAGGACTCACGGAGCCGATGATCGCGAGCCAGGGCAGCCCGTGCGCGAGTTCATCCTTCTCCTCCGAGAGACTCTTCTCGAGCACCAGCCACAGCGCTTCGAGCTGCGTGGGGCTCAACCCGTCTCCCACGTGCGTGGCGTCGAGCGCGCCCGGGCGCAGCTCGGAGAAGAAGGCGATCCCCTCCCGAAACACCCGTCTGAAGGCGGAATCGTCGAGTTCCGCGAGCGCGTCGTTGAGGTCCACGAGGCCGTTGGCCCCGGCCATCGCGAACACGAAGTCATCCGCCCGCGC belongs to Candidatus Palauibacter australiensis and includes:
- the tatC gene encoding twin-arginine translocase subunit TatC, producing the protein MRLRRQTRGATDQAEMPFLDHLDELRSRLIRALLALLVGMIIGLVAVMQWDVLGIVQRPIADLLPGEALNYSSVTTPFITILKLGFIVGLIAAFPYLAWQAWGFLSPALYESERRFAIPAIASGTILFIAGISMAYFLVLPLGLEILLTFFTFDELNPVIMINEYLTFAVRLILAFGLIFELPVVLVFLSLLGIVTPEGLAKYRRHAIVVMAVVSAFLTPADPYTMLAMMLPMMFLYEISVIMIRVLRRRRQETEQASEEGSSA
- the nrdR gene encoding transcriptional regulator NrdR, with amino-acid sequence MQCPGCNHMEARVVDSRTSRGGRAIRRRRECLSCGERFTTYEQVEEEPLLVMKRDGGSETYDRGKLLESVRVACTKRPVSNREIESLVDEIEQRLAAADQRDVASLRLGELVMEGLRALDQVAYVRFASVYRNFQDTTEFMEEVRQLGQLLRRAGHSAAGQVELFSAGGDEGR
- a CDS encoding tetratricopeptide repeat protein is translated as MKHAAVAVLLGVAAAACASRGDVETMGDALRDDIAVLAEGQRRLAEAVQADLESIESSSQRRETTGRGELERLIDRVEDLFEQIIEMSAQNNQLLNDIYENQRSLGSPSRAGFPGSADAGPPAAGPTSTESDSASGSGSDEASQFYALALGMYQRGNIETARDAFRDFLAVYGGHEFAPDAQYWVARTYEDAEDPGGALEEYRRLTELYPDSSRAPAALFRRAMIEAGRGNTAVARRLFAQIESGYPNSPEAPEARRERERLGG
- a CDS encoding OmpA family protein — protein: MRLSHRFSPILLVALLATACSGNPEPEPVPPPPPPPPPPVVDDSADREAAAARLCDQAMTAMEEGDFTRARELLERAVNDYPGTTCAESAPANIERAMDGEAIVARIHFDYNESAITDAAAAILQRKADALGDRSGIRLRVEGHCDERGSLEYNQALGLRRAQAAVDYLSSLGLDADRFDVVTFGEEMPLARGSNESAWRQNRRGEFVITDGDI
- a CDS encoding TonB C-terminal domain-containing protein, whose translation is MRLYGGAEAGGGRGRWRAWRRGGPQRHGRPPRRAVYGSLGVHGGLLVLAVFGDAVIRPAELPTTYRVNLVAFAPDDAPIRVDPSPPEVAEEENRPPPPEPTPDPVPQVETPTVEAEVQIEREAEPEPARTEEVGEEVRTIRIAGEISAWPEYEENIIRQIQRRWRPPVGARELRAEIYFIIHRDGRVTGFEWVARSGSLVFDVQAMGAVESAGRDRAFGPLPDDFPADALAVSFFFDPSAR
- a CDS encoding biopolymer transporter ExbD — encoded protein: MKRRFTQQADGIGVVAEINVTSLVDVAFTLLIIFMITAPILQGGIEIDLPEGVSAPLSAADALVVSIDADGQIYLDDVPVTFEEFDASLGLALDRFESDQVYLKADGDLALREATRVMGPIQDAGGVLNIVTDPDPRRRRP
- a CDS encoding MotA/TolQ/ExbB proton channel family protein gives rise to the protein MIAGAGIGVGGGLGVVQDLSARVIDSPIDMILGATLPTKIILTVLAAFSLVSWVLIIWKFRELRAVNARADDFVFAMAGANGLVDLNDALAELDDSAFRRVFREGIAFFSELRPGALDATHVGDGLSPTQLEALWLVLEKSLSEEKDELAHGLPWLAIIGSVSPLLGLMGTVVGVMNSFIGITSQGSANIAAVAPGIAEALTTTVAGLAVAIPAVIAYNHYASRLRLFVGELEGFASEFVGTLAREGRL